In Alkalihalobacillus sp. TS-13, the following are encoded in one genomic region:
- the flgG gene encoding flagellar basal body rod protein FlgG, producing MLRSMYSGISGMKNFQSKLDVLGNNIANVNTYGFKKGRTTFKDLVSQQISGASAPNANRGGVNPKQVGLGSQLSTIDTIHTQGSLQTTGRPLDLALSGDGFFVVGDETNSFYTRAGNFYLDQKGDLVNSDGLKLLDTTGQPINIPVDAESFSIGNDGTVNYIDATSGEVTEAGQIGIAKFANNGGLEKVGSNLYQQTTNSGEVDVNALGTPGEDGAGEIVAGALEMSNVDLSEEFTEMIVAQRGFQANTRIITTSDEILQELVNLKR from the coding sequence ATGTTACGTTCAATGTACTCCGGAATCAGTGGAATGAAAAACTTCCAATCCAAGTTAGATGTGTTGGGGAACAATATCGCAAACGTGAATACATACGGATTCAAAAAAGGGAGAACGACATTCAAGGATCTTGTGTCACAGCAAATTTCAGGAGCGAGTGCTCCGAATGCCAACCGAGGTGGAGTCAACCCGAAACAGGTAGGGCTTGGTTCACAGCTATCAACCATCGATACGATCCATACACAAGGAAGCTTGCAGACGACAGGGCGCCCTCTTGACCTTGCATTATCTGGAGATGGATTTTTCGTTGTTGGAGATGAGACTAACAGTTTCTATACCCGTGCAGGAAACTTTTATTTAGATCAAAAGGGGGACTTAGTCAACTCTGATGGATTGAAATTGTTAGACACAACTGGTCAGCCAATTAACATTCCTGTAGATGCAGAAAGCTTCAGTATCGGTAATGATGGGACGGTTAATTATATTGATGCTACTAGTGGTGAAGTAACTGAAGCTGGACAAATAGGAATAGCGAAATTCGCTAATAACGGAGGACTTGAAAAGGTGGGATCCAACCTTTACCAACAAACTACCAACTCTGGTGAAGTTGATGTAAATGCCCTAGGAACTCCAGGTGAAGATGGAGCTGGTGAAATCGTAGCCGGAGCCTTAGAAATGTCAAACGTGGATCTTTCTGAAGAGTTTACCGAAATGATCGTGGCACAGCGTGGTTTCCAGGCGAATACACGTATCATCACGACATCAGATGAAATCCTTCAAGAGCTCGTCAATTTAAAGAGATAA
- a CDS encoding flagellar FlbD family protein, protein MIQLTKLNGQTFTLNAIYIEQVQAFPDTTITLTNGRKFVVKEGIYEVQEAVNKFYKEISILGLPKQKEDDWA, encoded by the coding sequence ATGATCCAACTCACCAAATTGAATGGACAAACCTTTACATTGAATGCCATTTATATCGAACAGGTACAAGCATTTCCCGATACGACGATCACCCTTACCAATGGCAGGAAATTTGTGGTGAAAGAAGGGATTTATGAAGTTCAGGAAGCAGTTAACAAGTTTTATAAGGAAATCTCGATACTAGGATTGCCCAAGCAAAAGGAGGATGATTGGGCGTGA
- a CDS encoding flagellar basal body-associated FliL family protein, giving the protein MKNNLVKTMLVMITAISIVAVAGVVLYMNLSSKDEVKASNELTANELKDLSVDTEQIMTNLEDTGFAKMAFRIQVDNSKAKKELETRMFQVKNSIIYQLSGTKSDELQGPEGIANLESSLQKTINEFLDSGKVVRVFTTEKVVQ; this is encoded by the coding sequence GTGAAAAACAACCTCGTCAAAACCATGCTGGTCATGATTACAGCTATTTCCATCGTTGCTGTAGCGGGTGTAGTGCTTTATATGAATCTTTCCTCTAAAGATGAGGTCAAAGCTTCTAATGAACTAACAGCCAATGAATTGAAGGATCTTTCCGTCGATACGGAACAGATCATGACCAACCTCGAAGATACAGGGTTTGCGAAGATGGCATTCCGAATCCAAGTAGATAACTCGAAAGCCAAGAAAGAACTGGAGACTAGGATGTTCCAGGTGAAGAATTCGATCATCTATCAGCTTTCTGGAACGAAATCCGACGAACTACAGGGTCCTGAAGGTATTGCAAACCTGGAATCCAGCCTGCAAAAGACGATCAATGAGTTTCTTGATAGCGGTAAGGTTGTCCGAGTGTTCACTACTGAAAAAGTTGTCCAATAA
- the fliM gene encoding flagellar motor switch protein FliM — protein MADVLSQNEIDALLSAISTGEMDAEELKKEEAEKKVKVYDFKRALRFSKDQVRSLSRIHENYARLLTTYFSAQLRTYVQISVASVDQVPYEEFIRSVPKMTILNLFEAPPLDGRLLIEVNPNIAYAMLDRVLGGQGKGMNKVDSLTEIETRIMNQLFDRALDCFGEAWGTIIDVEPEMLDFEVNPQFLQMVSPNETVVVISLTTTIGETSGMINICLPHVVLEPIIPKLSVHHWMQNKQRERLPEEVEKLESRVKTAMLPLTAELGRCQISVQEFLSLSNNDVLELDQKISEPLTINVQGKNKFIGQPGKVKNQMAIQIIDAYEKGDLNDE, from the coding sequence TTGGCAGATGTACTCTCCCAAAATGAAATTGACGCATTATTATCAGCGATATCCACTGGAGAAATGGATGCTGAGGAACTAAAAAAAGAAGAAGCAGAAAAGAAAGTGAAAGTGTATGACTTCAAAAGAGCACTAAGGTTCTCAAAAGATCAAGTAAGGAGCCTGAGCCGGATCCATGAAAATTATGCTCGTTTATTGACTACATACTTTTCTGCCCAGCTTCGTACATACGTCCAAATATCAGTAGCTTCGGTAGACCAGGTTCCATATGAAGAGTTCATTCGATCCGTCCCTAAAATGACCATCCTGAATCTGTTCGAGGCACCGCCTTTGGATGGACGCCTGCTGATCGAGGTCAACCCGAACATCGCCTATGCGATGCTCGACAGGGTCTTGGGTGGGCAAGGAAAAGGAATGAACAAGGTTGATAGTTTGACAGAAATTGAGACGAGGATCATGAACCAGCTCTTTGACCGTGCTTTGGATTGTTTCGGTGAAGCATGGGGGACGATCATAGATGTGGAACCCGAGATGCTGGACTTTGAAGTAAACCCTCAATTCCTTCAGATGGTATCACCGAATGAAACTGTTGTTGTCATTTCGTTGACGACTACAATCGGGGAAACAAGCGGAATGATCAATATTTGCCTGCCACATGTCGTTTTAGAACCCATCATTCCAAAGCTGTCTGTTCATCATTGGATGCAGAACAAGCAGCGTGAAAGACTGCCTGAAGAAGTCGAAAAGCTTGAGAGCAGGGTGAAGACAGCTATGCTGCCGCTCACCGCTGAGCTCGGCAGGTGCCAGATCTCTGTCCAGGAATTCCTTTCGTTATCGAACAATGATGTTTTAGAGTTAGATCAGAAAATTTCAGAGCCATTGACGATCAATGTACAAGGGAAAAATAAATTTATCGGACAACCCGGTAAGGTGAAAAATCAAATGGCGATCCAAATTATTGATGCTTACGAGAAAGGGGACTTAAATGATGAGTGA
- the fliY gene encoding flagellar motor switch phosphatase FliY, giving the protein MMSDGMLSQEEIDALLNGGNESPKEEAKEELLTNIERDAIGEVGNISFGSAATALSTLLNQKVEITTPNVSIVERNKLSDEFPKPHVAVLVSYTEGFDGSNLLVIKTSDAQIIADLMLGGDGTNPHGELGELHLSAVQEAMNQMMGSASTSMSTVFNKRVDISPPTIDLMDVNADEGTDNIPKDDVLVKVSFKLKVGDLIDSNIMQLVPLHFGKELVDQLMNPDSGNDALREEPAYEEPEQSAPSASMVPENHQTSGLTHQQREREQIEPSYTNQRTANVHPAAFTDFAPNESVSVDQRNLNMLLDIPLQVTVELGRTKRAVKDILELSHGSIIELDKLAGEPVDILVNQKLIAKGEVVVIDENFGVRVTEIISQRDRLEKLQ; this is encoded by the coding sequence ATGATGAGTGATGGCATGCTTTCCCAAGAAGAAATCGACGCTTTATTGAATGGCGGAAATGAAAGTCCAAAAGAGGAAGCGAAGGAAGAACTGTTAACAAACATTGAGAGAGATGCGATCGGAGAGGTCGGGAACATCTCGTTCGGAAGTGCAGCGACTGCATTGTCCACACTTCTGAATCAGAAGGTCGAAATTACGACACCGAATGTTTCCATTGTGGAACGAAACAAGCTTTCTGATGAATTTCCGAAGCCTCATGTAGCTGTGTTGGTAAGCTATACTGAAGGTTTCGATGGATCGAATTTGCTAGTGATCAAGACTTCAGACGCGCAGATCATTGCAGATCTCATGCTTGGTGGTGACGGTACGAATCCTCATGGTGAGTTGGGAGAACTTCACTTGAGTGCAGTTCAAGAAGCGATGAATCAGATGATGGGATCAGCTTCCACATCGATGTCGACAGTGTTCAATAAGCGAGTCGATATTTCTCCTCCAACCATCGATTTGATGGATGTGAATGCAGATGAAGGGACGGACAATATTCCGAAAGATGATGTTCTTGTGAAAGTCTCATTCAAATTAAAAGTCGGGGATTTGATCGATTCGAATATCATGCAGCTTGTACCGCTACATTTCGGAAAAGAGCTTGTAGATCAGCTAATGAATCCAGACAGCGGTAATGATGCCCTGAGGGAAGAACCTGCTTATGAAGAACCTGAGCAATCAGCACCATCAGCATCTATGGTACCAGAAAACCATCAAACTTCAGGGTTAACACATCAACAGCGTGAAAGAGAGCAAATTGAACCGTCTTATACGAATCAGCGTACCGCAAATGTCCATCCAGCGGCTTTTACAGATTTCGCTCCTAATGAATCTGTTTCGGTGGACCAACGAAACCTTAACATGTTATTGGATATTCCGTTACAGGTCACTGTGGAACTTGGCCGGACGAAACGAGCCGTCAAAGATATTTTGGAATTATCACATGGTTCGATCATCGAATTGGACAAGCTGGCTGGGGAGCCGGTCGATATCCTGGTCAATCAGAAATTGATCGCAAAAGGGGAAGTTGTTGTCATTGATGAGAACTTCGGTGTAAGAGTAACAGAGATAATCAGCCAGAGAGATCGATTAGAAAAATTACAATAA
- a CDS encoding response regulator: MANRILIVDDAAFMRMMIKDILTKNGFDVVGEASDGAQAVELYKEHTPDLVTMDITMPEMDGITALKEIRAVNSDAKVIMCSAMGQQAMVIDAIQAGAKDFIVKPFQAERVIEAIKKTLEA, translated from the coding sequence ATGGCAAACCGTATTTTAATTGTAGATGATGCAGCATTCATGCGAATGATGATCAAAGATATCCTTACAAAGAATGGATTCGATGTAGTAGGTGAAGCAAGTGATGGAGCACAAGCGGTTGAATTGTATAAAGAACATACACCTGATCTGGTGACGATGGATATTACGATGCCGGAAATGGATGGAATCACAGCATTGAAAGAGATCCGTGCTGTGAATTCTGACGCGAAGGTAATCATGTGTTCTGCAATGGGACAACAAGCGATGGTCATTGATGCAATCCAAGCTGGGGCGAAAGACTTCATCGTAAAGCCGTTTCAAGCGGAGCGAGTCATTGAAGCGATCAAGAAAACACTTGAAGCATAA
- a CDS encoding flagellar biosynthetic protein FliO: MNWKTNISVLLIGFLLFGGPSYISANTDNSPEGCEGKSVSECYKESGKDVPEEKENTVSTSEPVSGPSTFVTMMKVLFALALVVGLMVLVLKLLHKRTQVIQQGKGIQTLGGAMLGNQRSVQLVKVGNRILVVGVGDNVELIKEIEDEKEIETLMATNETQMTGSEKMNGLAGWISSLWNNRDTSDKTKFQGILKKQLNDTKQNRNALMESLKKKGHDHD, encoded by the coding sequence GTGAATTGGAAAACAAACATATCGGTCCTTCTGATAGGATTCCTTTTATTCGGTGGACCGTCGTACATCTCTGCCAATACCGACAATTCACCTGAAGGATGCGAAGGGAAATCTGTTTCTGAGTGTTATAAAGAGAGTGGGAAAGATGTTCCGGAAGAGAAAGAAAATACAGTGAGTACCTCCGAACCAGTATCAGGACCATCCACATTCGTGACAATGATGAAAGTACTCTTTGCGCTGGCATTGGTAGTGGGGCTTATGGTACTTGTTTTGAAGCTGTTGCATAAACGCACACAGGTGATCCAACAAGGAAAAGGAATCCAGACACTTGGTGGAGCGATGCTTGGAAATCAACGTTCCGTGCAGTTGGTGAAAGTGGGAAATCGGATACTTGTCGTGGGTGTCGGGGATAACGTCGAATTGATCAAAGAGATTGAAGACGAAAAAGAAATCGAAACATTGATGGCCACCAATGAGACACAAATGACTGGGTCAGAAAAAATGAATGGCTTAGCCGGATGGATCAGTTCGTTATGGAACAACCGAGATACCTCTGACAAAACGAAGTTTCAAGGGATTTTGAAGAAACAGCTGAATGATACGAAACAAAACCGTAATGCGTTGATGGAGTCTTTAAAGAAGAAGGGGCATGACCATGATTGA
- the fliP gene encoding flagellar type III secretion system pore protein FliP (The bacterial flagellar biogenesis protein FliP forms a type III secretion system (T3SS)-type pore required for flagellar assembly.) encodes MIELPGISNELFNNDPENVATTVRLLVLMTVLSLAPAFLVLMTSFTRIIIVLSFVRNGLATQQMPPNQVLIGLALFLTFFIMGPILSDVNEQAITPFMEGEISQDEAMDRASIPMKEFMAKHTRQKDLALFMNYTGEERPESVADIPLTTLVPAFAISELKTAFQMGFMIFVPFLVIDMVVASVLMAMGMMMLPPVMISLPFKILLFVLVDGWYLIVQSLLESY; translated from the coding sequence ATGATTGAACTACCAGGTATCAGTAATGAACTGTTCAACAATGATCCAGAAAATGTCGCTACTACAGTTCGGCTGTTAGTCCTGATGACTGTCCTTTCCCTTGCCCCGGCATTTCTCGTATTGATGACTTCGTTTACGAGGATTATCATCGTGCTTTCCTTTGTCCGGAATGGTCTTGCTACACAACAAATGCCTCCTAACCAGGTTCTGATAGGACTCGCTTTATTCCTGACATTTTTCATTATGGGACCAATCCTATCCGATGTGAACGAACAAGCGATCACACCGTTCATGGAAGGTGAAATATCTCAAGATGAAGCGATGGATCGAGCAAGTATTCCAATGAAAGAATTCATGGCAAAACACACGCGACAAAAAGATCTGGCATTATTCATGAATTATACAGGAGAGGAACGACCTGAAAGTGTTGCGGATATCCCTCTGACGACTTTGGTACCGGCCTTCGCCATAAGTGAGTTGAAGACGGCATTCCAGATGGGATTCATGATCTTCGTACCGTTTCTAGTCATTGATATGGTCGTCGCGAGTGTGCTGATGGCAATGGGGATGATGATGCTCCCTCCTGTGATGATTTCATTACCGTTTAAGATATTGTTGTTCGTCCTTGTCGATGGTTGGTATTTGATCGTCCAATCACTGCTGGAGAGTTATTAA
- the fliQ gene encoding flagellar biosynthesis protein FliQ, with product MDSQFVISLAEKGVYTTLIISGPLLILALAVGLFVSIFQATTQIQEQTLAFIPKIVAVLVSLIFFGPWMLTQMVTFTHELYSNINNYIGL from the coding sequence ATGGACTCACAATTCGTTATTTCCCTTGCTGAAAAAGGGGTGTACACTACATTGATCATCAGTGGTCCGCTTCTGATATTGGCACTTGCGGTCGGACTGTTCGTCAGTATCTTTCAGGCTACTACGCAAATTCAAGAGCAGACTTTGGCTTTCATTCCGAAAATTGTAGCTGTGCTTGTTTCACTTATTTTCTTCGGACCCTGGATGTTGACCCAAATGGTGACTTTCACACATGAACTATACAGCAATATCAATAATTACATAGGTTTGTAG
- the fliR gene encoding flagellar biosynthetic protein FliR — MVEFVNSMPAFLLVLVRVTAFMATVPIFSYRNIPVIHKIGFSVVFSFFIFTTLQAPMVALNGEFILLVMKELMIGLSIGFVASILLYGLQVAGGFIDLQMGFAIANVFDPQTGIQTPLIGRFLYIFAILFLLTIDAHHMFLNGIYQSYQFAPIDRWAFIFGDGNVARLVADTVLKMFYIAFQMAIPVVGCLFLVDLALGIISRTVPQVNVFIVGLPLKIFVSFVVLLLVIPVIFQMVNSLNIEMLEAMRKMMRLLGGQ, encoded by the coding sequence ATGGTGGAGTTTGTAAATAGCATGCCTGCTTTCTTATTGGTTCTCGTGAGGGTTACTGCATTTATGGCAACAGTACCGATATTCTCTTATCGCAACATTCCTGTAATACATAAGATTGGATTCTCCGTCGTGTTTTCATTTTTCATCTTTACGACATTACAGGCGCCTATGGTTGCTTTGAATGGTGAGTTCATCCTTCTGGTGATGAAGGAATTGATGATTGGATTGAGCATCGGTTTCGTCGCTTCGATCCTCTTGTATGGGTTACAAGTAGCAGGAGGCTTCATCGATTTACAAATGGGATTTGCGATTGCGAATGTTTTCGATCCGCAAACAGGTATCCAGACACCTCTCATCGGGAGGTTCCTATATATATTCGCAATATTGTTCTTGCTAACGATTGATGCCCATCATATGTTCCTGAATGGAATCTATCAAAGTTATCAATTTGCACCAATCGACCGATGGGCTTTCATATTCGGAGATGGGAATGTTGCTAGATTAGTAGCGGATACTGTGCTCAAGATGTTCTATATTGCTTTTCAGATGGCGATTCCTGTGGTTGGATGTCTGTTTCTCGTCGACCTGGCTCTTGGGATCATTTCACGGACAGTACCACAAGTGAATGTATTCATTGTTGGACTGCCATTGAAAATCTTCGTCAGTTTCGTTGTTTTATTGCTTGTCATTCCAGTCATTTTCCAGATGGTCAACTCGTTGAATATCGAAATGCTTGAGGCTATGAGGAAAATGATGAGACTGTTAGGTGGTCAATAA
- the flhB gene encoding flagellar biosynthesis protein FlhB gives MPYLSLDLQYFSQEKTEKATPKKRQDSRKKGQVAKSSDVNTAIILLIVFLFLWLIAPFMLDRLLAIYQKSFREFIHFDATNENIQQVMSAMAIEAAKIVAPILLIAMIAGVAANYMQVGVLFSTEPLKAKLERINPLKGFKRIYSLRAIVELLKSILKISLVGFVTFAVLWLQKDEILMLSHGTVEHALLVIGRLTIQMGLAASVLLIFLAVLDYFYQKYDFEKSIKMSKQDLKDEHKKSEGDPLIKSKIKEKQRQMAMQRMMQEVPKADVVITNPTHYAIALKYDESEHDAPVVIAKGVDFVALKIREVAKHNEIEIVENRPLARSLYDQTEIGDLVPEALFKAVAEVLAYVYRLKKLI, from the coding sequence ATGCCATATTTATCGCTTGATCTTCAATATTTTTCACAAGAGAAAACCGAAAAAGCAACACCAAAAAAGCGGCAGGATAGCCGTAAAAAAGGACAGGTTGCGAAATCGAGCGATGTTAACACCGCAATTATTTTATTAATCGTATTTTTATTCCTATGGCTGATTGCACCTTTCATGTTGGATAGGTTATTGGCAATTTACCAGAAGAGTTTCAGAGAGTTCATCCACTTTGATGCGACAAATGAAAATATCCAGCAAGTGATGTCTGCGATGGCAATTGAAGCAGCTAAAATCGTCGCGCCGATTCTATTGATTGCGATGATTGCGGGTGTAGCCGCAAACTACATGCAAGTTGGCGTCCTCTTTTCGACAGAGCCATTGAAAGCGAAACTGGAGCGGATCAACCCATTGAAGGGATTCAAAAGAATCTACTCGCTCAGGGCGATTGTGGAACTGTTGAAATCGATTTTAAAAATATCACTTGTCGGTTTTGTCACCTTTGCCGTCTTATGGTTACAGAAGGATGAAATCTTAATGTTGTCACACGGCACGGTCGAACATGCTCTACTCGTGATCGGGAGGTTGACGATCCAAATGGGACTGGCGGCATCCGTTCTCCTCATATTTCTGGCCGTATTGGATTACTTTTATCAAAAGTACGATTTCGAAAAGAGCATCAAGATGAGTAAACAAGACCTTAAGGATGAACATAAGAAGTCAGAAGGGGATCCGCTGATCAAATCCAAGATCAAAGAAAAACAACGACAAATGGCGATGCAGAGAATGATGCAGGAAGTCCCTAAAGCAGATGTAGTCATCACCAATCCCACACATTACGCCATCGCATTGAAATACGATGAAAGCGAACACGATGCGCCAGTCGTAATTGCAAAAGGTGTAGATTTTGTAGCATTGAAAATTAGGGAAGTCGCAAAACATAACGAAATTGAAATCGTCGAAAACCGCCCACTCGCCAGAAGCCTTTACGACCAGACGGAAATCGGCGATCTCGTCCCAGAAGCCCTGTTCAAAGCTGTGGCTGAGGTGTTGGCTTATGTGTACCGTTTGAAAAAGCTCATTTGA
- the flhA gene encoding flagellar biosynthesis protein FlhA, with protein sequence MKPRDLAVLLSVILIITMLIIPLPTWMLDFLIITNISLGLLIILIAMNTKEPLQFSIFPSLLLLVTLFRLGLNVSTTRSILSQAKAGNVIDTFGSFVVAGNVLVGFVVFVILIIIQFVVITKGSERVSEVAARFTLDAMPGKQMSIDADLNAGLISEREARERRQKIEQEADFYGAMDGASKFVKGDAIAGIIIVIINMIFGIIIGMVQQGMPLAEASETYTLLTVGDGLVSQIPALIISTATGIIVTRAASDGNLGQDITKQLLAYPAMLYVAGATIALLGFFTPIQNIFTLPIALLLAYGGYHLSRIEQQRQVSEEEVEEEVQTEELKSPESVVNLLQVDPIEFEFGYSLIPLADTSQGGDLLDRIVMIRRQLALELGVVVPVVRIRDNIQLQPNEYRIKVKGNEIAKGELLLDHFLAMSPGVDDEEIEGVETVEPAFGLPALWISEDLKERAELSGYTVVDPPSVVSTHLTEIIKKHSHELLGRQEVKQLVEHLKESHAALVEDVTPDPLTIGDIQKVLIKLLKENISIRNLPIIFETLADYGQMTKDTDLLTEYVRQSLSRQISKQYSNEQSLLKVITLSGGVEKRIAESIQQTEHGNYLAMDPNESQTIFDSIMNEIKKVSEVSPITVLLCSPAVRMYVRQLIERYLPDVVVLSYNELEPNLEVQSIGVVNVS encoded by the coding sequence ATGAAGCCAAGAGATCTGGCAGTCTTACTAAGTGTAATATTGATCATCACGATGTTAATCATCCCGCTACCGACTTGGATGCTCGACTTCTTGATCATTACAAATATATCACTAGGACTTCTCATTATCCTGATAGCGATGAATACGAAAGAACCTCTACAATTTTCCATCTTTCCATCGCTTTTATTACTAGTTACATTATTCCGTTTAGGCTTGAATGTATCGACGACTCGTTCAATCTTAAGCCAGGCGAAAGCCGGGAACGTCATTGATACATTCGGTTCCTTCGTAGTGGCAGGTAATGTTCTTGTCGGTTTCGTCGTGTTTGTGATTTTGATCATCATACAATTTGTCGTCATCACTAAAGGTTCAGAGAGGGTTTCTGAGGTTGCAGCACGTTTCACTTTAGATGCCATGCCCGGTAAACAGATGAGTATCGATGCCGATTTGAATGCTGGCTTGATATCTGAAAGGGAAGCGCGTGAAAGAAGACAAAAAATCGAGCAAGAGGCAGATTTTTATGGTGCGATGGATGGGGCAAGTAAATTCGTAAAAGGCGATGCGATTGCTGGAATCATCATCGTCATCATCAATATGATTTTCGGTATCATCATTGGCATGGTTCAACAAGGGATGCCGCTTGCTGAAGCCTCCGAAACGTATACTCTATTAACAGTAGGAGATGGACTAGTGAGCCAGATCCCTGCATTGATCATTTCGACTGCCACAGGGATCATCGTCACAAGAGCTGCATCAGATGGGAACCTAGGGCAAGACATCACAAAGCAATTGCTTGCCTATCCAGCCATGTTATATGTGGCTGGAGCAACGATTGCACTGTTGGGGTTCTTCACACCTATCCAGAATATCTTCACTTTACCCATTGCCCTTTTACTTGCATATGGCGGTTATCATCTAAGCCGTATAGAGCAACAACGTCAGGTTTCTGAAGAAGAAGTGGAAGAAGAAGTCCAAACAGAAGAATTGAAGAGTCCAGAGAGTGTCGTAAATCTTTTGCAGGTCGACCCTATTGAGTTCGAGTTTGGATACAGCCTGATCCCGCTTGCAGATACAAGTCAAGGTGGCGATTTATTGGATCGTATCGTCATGATCCGGAGACAGCTCGCTTTGGAATTAGGTGTTGTCGTACCTGTTGTGAGGATTCGGGACAACATCCAACTGCAGCCGAATGAGTACCGGATTAAGGTCAAAGGAAACGAGATTGCTAAAGGAGAGCTCCTGCTTGATCACTTTTTGGCAATGTCTCCAGGCGTTGATGATGAAGAGATTGAGGGTGTTGAGACCGTAGAACCCGCTTTTGGACTCCCTGCCCTATGGATTTCAGAAGATTTGAAGGAGCGTGCAGAGCTTTCGGGGTACACAGTCGTGGATCCGCCTTCGGTTGTTTCGACGCATCTTACAGAAATCATCAAGAAACATTCACATGAGTTATTAGGCAGACAGGAAGTCAAACAACTTGTCGAGCATTTGAAAGAATCCCATGCAGCACTGGTGGAAGATGTGACACCGGATCCATTGACGATTGGCGATATCCAAAAAGTACTTATCAAGCTGTTGAAAGAAAATATATCGATTCGGAACTTACCGATCATTTTTGAAACATTAGCCGATTACGGGCAGATGACGAAGGATACGGATCTTCTCACTGAATATGTGCGTCAGTCTTTATCAAGACAGATTTCCAAGCAATATAGTAACGAGCAATCCTTATTGAAAGTCATCACCTTATCCGGAGGCGTCGAGAAACGGATTGCTGAATCCATTCAACAGACGGAACATGGAAATTATCTAGCAATGGATCCGAACGAGTCACAGACCATTTTTGATTCGATAATGAATGAAATCAAGAAAGTCAGTGAAGTAAGTCCGATAACTGTGCTTTTATGCTCACCAGCTGTAAGAATGTACGTCCGTCAATTAATCGAGCGTTATTTACCGGATGTCGTCGTCCTTTCGTACAACGAACTAGAACCTAATCTGGAAGTACAGAGCATTGGGGTGGTGAATGTATCATGA